Genomic segment of Rubrivirga sp. SAORIC476:
CGCCGAGGCCCTCCAGGGCGCCGGCTACGAGACCGCCATGGTCGGCAAGTGGCACCTCGGCGACGCCTGCCACCAGCACCCCCGCGCCCACGGGTTCGACTCGTTCCTCGGCGCCGTCAGCGGCGGCGTCCAGTACTGGACCCGGCAGACGAGCGAGGGCCTCGACTGGTGGCGCGACTACTCGCCGGAGGTGACCGAGGGCTACACCACCGAGTTGATCGCGCAGGAGGCCGTCGACATCCTGTCCCGACCACGCGACGGGCCGCTGTTCCTCTACCTGCCGTTCACCGCTCCCCACACGCCGCTGCAGGCGCCCGCGGCGGATCTGGCGCTCTACGACCACCTGCCGGAGCCGCGCCGCACATTCGCGGCGATGGTGACGAACCTGGACCGGGGCATCGGGCAGATCATGGACATCGTGCGCGCGTCGGGCGAGCCGACGCTGGTGTGGTTCCTCTCGGACAACGGGGCCATTGAGGTGTTCGGTGGCGACAACGGCGCGCTGCGCGGCGGCAAGGGCCAGAGCTGGGAGGGGGCCGTCCGGGTGCCGTCGGTGGTGTGGTACCCCGCCTGGGGCACGCGCACGATCCAGCACCCGGTGTGGTACCTCGACGTGCTGCCGACCCTCCTCGGTCAGGTTCCCGGCGCGGCACAGCCACTCCTTCCCCTCGATGGCACCGATCAGAGCGCCTACCTCGCCGGGGCTCCGCCTTCCAGCGACCTCCTCAACCGACGCCTGTACACGTACCGCCGGATGAGGGACGGCGGGCACTGGCGCGGCGCCCAGACGGCCCGCTGGAAATACCACGAGAACGTGAGCAGCTCGCGCACTCGCCGCTACGTGTACGCCATCGACCGGGACCCGATCGAGGAGCGCAACCGCTACGGCCGGGAGCCCCGCGTGGCTCGCGAGTTCAGCGTCGAGGCGGAGGCCTTCTCGTTGCTCACTCCATCCTGGGCGTCGACCGACACCACGCTTACGACGGTCGACGTGCCGAACCTGGCCGAGTGTGCGGCCAACCCGGCGCGCATCGCGACGGTGATCGACGGCCCGGCCGGGGCGCGCTACCTCGGCCCGCCCGCCGAGGGCCTCACCGTGGACGACCTCGCCGCGCAGAACCTCGTCCAGGGTGTGCCCGGCTACTTCCCCGAGGCGACGCCGGTGACCCTCTACACTGGGTACGACGCCACAACGGGCGACTGGGTGCCCTCCGCCGGAGCGGGCGAGACCCTCCGCCTCGGCCACGCGTTCCGGTGGCAGATGGTGGACGGCGAGGCGGGCGACCCCACCGTCTCGGTCTCGGTCCCGCGTCCGTTCTCGCTCGGCACCGGCCGGCCGGCCAACGAGACCGACGTGCGGATCGTGCTCGACACCGGCGGGAGCCGCATGAACCTGCTCGCCAACCCGTTCGGCGTACCGCTCGACCTGGGCACCCTCGCCACGTGGGATGGCGCCGACAACCTGAGCCCCACCAGCCCGGTCTGGACCTACGACCCGGTCGCCCGGACGTGGGAGGAGGCGAGCGGTGTGATCGGCCCGTGGGAGGCGTTCCGCGTTCGGGCGAAGGGCCCACGGGTCTCGGGGAGCCTGCGCACCCTGCGCATCCCGTTCTCTGCGACCGCCCCCACCTCGACGCCCCGGACGGCACCGACGCCGGGGCTTCGGTTCACACTGTCCGGTGTCGATGCGGAGGGCGTCCCGGTCGCGGACCGCGCCCTCTCCATCCGCTTCGAGGAAGGCGCCCGCGACGGGTTCGACGCCGAGGAGGACGTGGAGAAGCTCCAGGTACCCGCCGAGGCGTACGCCCTGATCGGGACGCGCGTCGGTGGCGCCTTCGTCGGGACCGATGTGCGGTCGTTCGCCGATGCCGAGATCCCGCTCGCCATCGAGGCCCGCGGGACGGCGGCGAGGGCCACGCTGGCGTGGGACGCGAGCGCGCTCCCAGCAGGGCTGCCGGTCGTGTTGGTGGACCTCGCGACGGGCACCGAGACCGACGTGCGGACCCGGTCGAGCGTCACGCTCGACCTCTCCACACGGACCGCTCATGAGGAGATCCCGCTCCACGACCTCGCCGACGGGTTGGCCGCGGCCGACCGATTTGTGCTCCGCATTGGCACGCCGCGGGTCTCGGCCGAGGGGGCCGTGACGGAAGTGGTCCTGGAGCCTGTGGCGCCGAACCCCTCCTCCGGCTCGGCTCGGGTGGCCTTCGCGCTCCCCGAGGCGGGCTCGGTCCGGCTGACGGTGGTCGACGTCCGAGGGCGCGAGGTGGCCCTGTTGGCCGAGGGGCCGTGGGCGGCCGGGCGGCACGAGACCCGCCTCGGCGCCGCGCTGGCGGCAGGCGTCTATGTGGTCCGACTCGAAGCCGGGGGGACCGTCGTCACGCGTCAGGCGGTGGTCGTCCGCTGACCGGAACGAGAGAGCCCCGCCGTCGACGCAGGTCGGCGGCGGGGCTTCAGATGTCCCGTCGAAGCAGGGGAGCCGTCTACGCGGAAGGCTCTGCTACGAAACGTAGAAGTTGGGATTCTCGTTATTCTTCGGCGCGGCGCCGCCACCGGTCTCGTCGGCGAGGTGAATGGAGTCGATCTGGGGAGGGGACCAGGGGCGGCGATGAGGGGCAGCGGTGCGCTGCCGCGCGACCTGTTTGCCGTCAGACGAACTCGGGCCCGTGTAACCTGAGGGTGCTGGCATGGGGGGGAGGGAAGGGAACGAGTAAGTACGCGTCAGAGAGGCTCCACCCTGTCGTGAGATCCCACTGTTCGAGTCCGAAATCTTTTCGGGGGGCAGACACCTGCGGATAGAGGGCCCGTGGGAGGATCGGCCGAGCCTGGCGCGAGGTATGGGTCGGCAAGGAGAACGAGCCTAACGTCTTAAAAGTGCTCCGATCCCCAGGTATCGAATCCCGTCCAGTGAGACCACTTCCCAGGGCGTCGGTGCGACAGGGAGGGCACGGACGGCAGCACGCAGGCGGTCGACATCGACGAAGGTGGCGCGATCTGCCACCGCGGCGGGCGTCAGCATGGGCCCCACCCGGCGGAGAGCATCGGCCTGGGCACGGAGCAGGGTCGCGTTCCACGACGGCTCGCGCTTGCCGCCGAGGCGGACCGCGTCTGGCACCAGCCCGGCCAGGGCTTCGCGGAACGGCCTGCGGCGCAGGCGGTCGCGGGTGGCCCAGGCCTCGGCGGGAACGCCCAGCGCGACGGCCAGCACGCGGCGGTCCAGGAGCGGGTAGCGGGTCCGGATGCCCACCTCGGCGCCCGTCAGCGCCCACGACCCCGCACGCGCGCCGAGGTGGCCGCGCCGGAGGAGCCACGCGGCGTAGCCATGGGGATCGGAGGGGGGCGGTGCGAGCGTGGGGAAAGTGGCCTGCCGGAGCCATTCCACACGGGCGAAGGTGTCCTGCTCGCCTCGGAGCGCGCCCTCCCGGAGGGCATCGAACGACGGCTCGGGTCCGCTGACGCGTCGGGCGGCTCGGTACGTGCGGAGGCGTCGGAGCACCTCGACCGGATCGCGCAGCGCACGCTCGGCGACCGGCCCCCAGCGGCCCGTCCGCAGCAGGTGCGGCGTCACGAGCCGTCGCCCGCTGAAGCTGGCGGCTTCGTCGCCCCCCCAGCCGGAGAGCAGCAGCCGCGTGCCTCGCACCTCGGCCTCGCGCAGCGTCGCCGCGTTGGGCGCATGCATCACGTGGGGCTCGCGGGTCGCGTCTCCGGTGAGCGTGGCGAGGATGTCGTCGGCAGTGGGCGGCGCCCAGACGAGGGGGAGCCCCCACCGCTCGGCCGTCGCCGCGACGGCGGCCTGGTCGACCTCGGGCGGACCGACGGGTGCCGGTAGCCACGAGTAGGCTGTGGGCGAGGCGAGCCCGCGCTCCGCGAGGGCCTCCGCCGCGAATGCCGTCACCGCCGACGAGTCGAGCCCGCTCGAGAGGTGGGTGCCGACTGTCCCGGGCGGTGCGTCCGCGATCGCCTCGGCAGTCACCTCGCGCAGGACGGCTCGGAGCGCCTCCCCGATCTCCTCTACGCGTCGGAACGGAAGGCGCGGGAAGGCCTCGGGGGACCAGGTCCGGTCCTCCCGCGCGCCATCGGCGTCGACGGTCAGACGGTGGCCGCCCTTCAGGCAGGCGACGGCGCGGAGGGCGGTGCGGCCGACCGTCTCAGGCTGAAACAGCGGGTCGAGGAAGACGGCCGCCAGCATGTCCTCGTCGAGCGCGTCCGGCACGGCCGGGTCGGTGAGGACCGCCCGCACATCGCCCCCGAGGACGATCTGGCCGGGGCGGTGGGCGTACACGAGGGGGCGGAGCCCGACCGGGTCGCGGTGGGCCACGACGGCCTGTTGCCGTCCGTCCCAGACGGCGAACGCGAACGCCCCCCCCAGGCGGTCGGCGGCTTCGGCGCCCCAGCGGCGGACCGCCGCGAGTACGAGGTCGGCGTCGGTCTCCACGCCCGTCGTGGGCAGGCCGAGCGCGCGGCGGAGGGCGGCGACCTCCATCAGGTCGAGGTCTGCGTAGAGCAGGTGGACGCCGTCCTCCCCGGCCCAGGTCTCCAGTGACACCGATGCGGCGGCCAGGGGCCCGCGTACGGCGTCGTCGCCCGGACGGAGGGGAGCGGAACGGGACACCGTCACGGGGCGAGGGGGAGGGAGGGCCTCAACGAGAAAACGCCCCTGGCGGCGTGGGCCGTCAGGGGCGTCTCGTGCTGCCCGACAAGGAATCGAACCTTGAACCTCCAGATCCAGAAACTGGCGCTCTGCCAATTGAGCTATCGGGCAATCGTCCACCGAAGCGGAGCGGCCCCAAGGTAGGGGCCGGAGGGGCCGCAGATCAACCCGCTCCAGACGCCTCGGGGAGGGGACGGGTGCTCTTCGCTTCGTCTTCGCCGGTCGCCGGAGTGAGCGCGTCCGCCGCCTCGGGGGCGACGCCGCGCCACGCAGCGACGTGCTCCACGATCATCTGGCGGACGCGGTCACGCAGCGCGGGAAGGTCCGCCTCGGTAAGGCCGTCGGTGGAGACGGGAGGCAGCACGTCCAGGCGAACGTCGGCACGGGAGAACTGCCAGCCGTGCTTCGGGAGCGCGTCCATGGTGCCGTCGAGCGCGAGCGGCAGCACGGGCACGCCCGCGCGGATGGCCAGCCGGAAGGCCCCGTCGTGGAACTTCTTGACGCGGCCATCGCGCGAGCGGGTGCCCTCGGCGAAGAACATCACCGAGGTGCCGTGGTCCAGCTTCCGCTGCGCCCGGACCAGCACCGAGCCGCGGCTGGCGGGGTCCTTCCGGTCGACCGGGATGTCGTCGGCGAGCCGCATCAGCCAGCCCAGCACCGGGATGTCGAACAGTTCCTTCTTGCCGACCCACTTCATCTCCCACGGCAGCCGCGACACCACCGGGATGTCCGCCTGCGACTGGTGGTTGCTCACGACCACGTACGGGTGCTCCAGCGCGGCCGGGTCGACGCCGCCGACCGTGATGTGCCAGGCCGGGTTGACGCGCGTGATCCAACTGCCCAGCACCCGGAACGTCCGCCCGGTGTAGACGCGCGTCGGGGTGCGGTCGAAGAGCCGCACGAGCAGCATCGTGGGGAGGGCGACGAGGACGTCGAGGACGACGAAGGCCCAGGTCAGGGCCGAAGAGAGGGCTTTCATCTGCGCGCGCGCGGTCGGACGGGGGAACGCGGCAGTGCGCGCGACGATTCAGCCGTCATGGACGTGATCAAGGTCTTCACCGAGGAGCCCATCGGGCTAGAGGCGCTCGTGCCGGACGCCGAGCCGGACGCGCGCCGCCGGGACGCGCCCCCGGCGACGCTGGAGGCGATGCTCGCCCCGACCGCGGCGCCCTATGCGCGGGCCTACCTCGCAGGCACCCATCTGGGCGACGTGCGGCGGGTCGGCGTCACGGCGCTCGACGCCGCCGAGGCCTGGATCCAGCCCCTCCTCGCCTGGACGGCGGGGCGCGACGTGACGGCACTCCACGCCGACGGATCGCCCCGCGGCCTGCTGGCCGCCGAACTCGCCGCCGTCTTCCGCCGACCCGCCGGCATTCGGGCGCTGGCCGTCGGCCCGGTCGCGCCCGGCGCACTCGCCGAGGCTGCCGGTGAGGCGTCCACAGACGGCACCTCCCAGCGGCGAGACCATCTTCCGGCCCTCCGCGCGCTCCTCGACGGGGGCGCGGCCGTCCTCTTCCCCGAGACGGCCTTCGACGGCCACGACTGGAGCCTCTTCGCCCGCGCTCCCCTGCGCGACGCGCTCGCGGACGCGTTCCGTCGGCACCCGGCGCCGGGCGTCCGCCGCTTCGTCGCCCCGTACCGCCGCGCCCGCGGCGAGCACACGTTCTACTTCGAGCAGTGGGCCCTCGACGCGCTGCCCGACTGGGCGGAGGAGGTGTAGCTCGTGGCGGAAGAGTGGACATGCGAAACCGCCGACGAGTCCTCCCACCTCGGTGCCGACGCGAACGCACCACCTCCGAACTCTGAACCATGACCTTCGACGCTGCCATGGACCGCGCACTCGCGCTCGCCGCGCGCGGCGCCGGAGCCGTCAGTCCGAACCCGATGGTGGGGGCGGTCCTGCTGGGGCCGGACGGCGAGACGTGGGGCGAAGGCTGGCACCGGCGCGTGGGCGGGCCGCACGCCGAGGTCTGGGCCGTCCGCGACGCTGAGGCGAACGGGTTCGGCGACCGGCTGTCTGAGGCGACGATGGTGGTCACGCTGGAACCCTGCAGCCACCACGGCCGGACGCCGCCGTGCGCCGACCTGATCGTCGACCGCGGCATCCAGCGCGTGGTCGTGGCGCAGGAGGACCCGTTCCCCGCCGTCGCCGGGCGCGGTCTCCGACGGCTGCGCGAGGCCGGCGCGGACGTGACCACCGGCGTCCGTGGCGACGCGGCGCGGCGCCAGATCGAGGCGTTCCGGACGCACGTCACGACGGGCCGGCCGCTCGTGACCCTCAAGACGGCCGCGACCCTCGACGGACAGATCGCGACCCGCTCCGGCGACAGTCGCTGGGTGACCGGCCCCGAAGCCCGGGCGCGCGTCCACCGCCTCCGCGCCGAACTGGACGCCGTCCTCGTCGGTGCCGGGACCGCGCGGGCCGACGACCCCGCCCTGTCCGTCCGCGACGCGCCGCTGGCCGAGGGCCAGTCGCAGCCGCTCCGCGTCGTCCTCGACCGTCCGGGGACCCTCGCGCCGACGCTCGCCCTCTTCACCGACCGCGCCGCGCCCACGCTCGCCGTCGTGGCCGAGGGGGCTCACCCCGACTACCGCGACGCGCTGGCCGAGGCGGGCGGGGTCGTGTGGCGCGTCCCAGAGCGCGACGGCCACCTCGACCTCGGCGCGCTGCTCGACCGGCTCGGCGCGGGCGACGGGCTGCCCGCGGGCATCGGGTCGGTGCAGTCGGTGCTGGTCGAGGCCGGTCCGGGGCTGGCGACTGCGCTTCTGTCGCAAGACCTCGTCGACCGCGTCCTCTGGTTCGTCGCGCCGAAGCTGGTGGGGGAGGGGATGCCCGCAGTCGGGGACCTGGGGACGGCACGCATGGCCGATGCGCTCGCGCTCGTGGAGAGCCGCTGGGAAACGGTGGGTGGAGACGCGCTGCTCCACGGGTTCCTGCGCCCGGCCTGACGCTCTCCTGCGAAGCTCGGGTGAGGGCGCTTCTTCGGCCCGACTCTCAGCGACCTTGCCCCGTCCTCGCCTCCTCCCATGCTCGCGCGACTCGCCCTCCTCGCCCTGGCTCTCGGTGTGCTCCCCACCGCCGCCCAGACCCCCACGCCGGTCCTCGACGGACGCCTCGTGGTCGAGGTGCCCGAGGGGCTCGACCGGCTCACCGAGGCGCAGCTTCTCGCCAAGTACGGCGCCGCTCGCAAGCCCGCCGACGGGTTCGGTGACGCGATCCTGGCGGTCACCGTCACGGCCACCGCGATGGCGCTCCCGACAGACGACGCCGACCTCGGGCAGGTCGTCGCGGCGTTCCGCCAGCAGCTCGGAGCCACCTACGCCGACGCCGAGTGGCTCCGCGCCGAGGTCGACCGCTCGGGAGACCGGCCGGTGGGCGTGCTCGACGTGTGGCTGCCGGTGGGCAGCGGTCGGGTCCGCAACGTGATGGTGCTGGTCGCGCTCGGCGACGCG
This window contains:
- a CDS encoding sulfatase-like hydrolase/transferase, which produces MVSRMLAALAVVLVLAPCVAAQPNVIVIVADDLGFGDVGYNGAEIATPHLDQLAAEGIVLDRFYTSPLCSPSRAGLLTGRYGLRMGIAEPVTMADTVGLPQAETTLAEALQGAGYETAMVGKWHLGDACHQHPRAHGFDSFLGAVSGGVQYWTRQTSEGLDWWRDYSPEVTEGYTTELIAQEAVDILSRPRDGPLFLYLPFTAPHTPLQAPAADLALYDHLPEPRRTFAAMVTNLDRGIGQIMDIVRASGEPTLVWFLSDNGAIEVFGGDNGALRGGKGQSWEGAVRVPSVVWYPAWGTRTIQHPVWYLDVLPTLLGQVPGAAQPLLPLDGTDQSAYLAGAPPSSDLLNRRLYTYRRMRDGGHWRGAQTARWKYHENVSSSRTRRYVYAIDRDPIEERNRYGREPRVAREFSVEAEAFSLLTPSWASTDTTLTTVDVPNLAECAANPARIATVIDGPAGARYLGPPAEGLTVDDLAAQNLVQGVPGYFPEATPVTLYTGYDATTGDWVPSAGAGETLRLGHAFRWQMVDGEAGDPTVSVSVPRPFSLGTGRPANETDVRIVLDTGGSRMNLLANPFGVPLDLGTLATWDGADNLSPTSPVWTYDPVARTWEEASGVIGPWEAFRVRAKGPRVSGSLRTLRIPFSATAPTSTPRTAPTPGLRFTLSGVDAEGVPVADRALSIRFEEGARDGFDAEEDVEKLQVPAEAYALIGTRVGGAFVGTDVRSFADAEIPLAIEARGTAARATLAWDASALPAGLPVVLVDLATGTETDVRTRSSVTLDLSTRTAHEEIPLHDLADGLAAADRFVLRIGTPRVSAEGAVTEVVLEPVAPNPSSGSARVAFALPEAGSVRLTVVDVRGREVALLAEGPWAAGRHETRLGAALAAGVYVVRLEAGGTVVTRQAVVVR
- a CDS encoding asparagine synthase-related protein; translated protein: MSRSAPLRPGDDAVRGPLAAASVSLETWAGEDGVHLLYADLDLMEVAALRRALGLPTTGVETDADLVLAAVRRWGAEAADRLGGAFAFAVWDGRQQAVVAHRDPVGLRPLVYAHRPGQIVLGGDVRAVLTDPAVPDALDEDMLAAVFLDPLFQPETVGRTALRAVACLKGGHRLTVDADGAREDRTWSPEAFPRLPFRRVEEIGEALRAVLREVTAEAIADAPPGTVGTHLSSGLDSSAVTAFAAEALAERGLASPTAYSWLPAPVGPPEVDQAAVAATAERWGLPLVWAPPTADDILATLTGDATREPHVMHAPNAATLREAEVRGTRLLLSGWGGDEAASFSGRRLVTPHLLRTGRWGPVAERALRDPVEVLRRLRTYRAARRVSGPEPSFDALREGALRGEQDTFARVEWLRQATFPTLAPPPSDPHGYAAWLLRRGHLGARAGSWALTGAEVGIRTRYPLLDRRVLAVALGVPAEAWATRDRLRRRPFREALAGLVPDAVRLGGKREPSWNATLLRAQADALRRVGPMLTPAAVADRATFVDVDRLRAAVRALPVAPTPWEVVSLDGIRYLGIGALLRR
- a CDS encoding 1-acyl-sn-glycerol-3-phosphate acyltransferase, coding for MKALSSALTWAFVVLDVLVALPTMLLVRLFDRTPTRVYTGRTFRVLGSWITRVNPAWHITVGGVDPAALEHPYVVVSNHQSQADIPVVSRLPWEMKWVGKKELFDIPVLGWLMRLADDIPVDRKDPASRGSVLVRAQRKLDHGTSVMFFAEGTRSRDGRVKKFHDGAFRLAIRAGVPVLPLALDGTMDALPKHGWQFSRADVRLDVLPPVSTDGLTEADLPALRDRVRQMIVEHVAAWRGVAPEAADALTPATGEDEAKSTRPLPEASGAG
- the ribD gene encoding bifunctional diaminohydroxyphosphoribosylaminopyrimidine deaminase/5-amino-6-(5-phosphoribosylamino)uracil reductase RibD; translation: MTFDAAMDRALALAARGAGAVSPNPMVGAVLLGPDGETWGEGWHRRVGGPHAEVWAVRDAEANGFGDRLSEATMVVTLEPCSHHGRTPPCADLIVDRGIQRVVVAQEDPFPAVAGRGLRRLREAGADVTTGVRGDAARRQIEAFRTHVTTGRPLVTLKTAATLDGQIATRSGDSRWVTGPEARARVHRLRAELDAVLVGAGTARADDPALSVRDAPLAEGQSQPLRVVLDRPGTLAPTLALFTDRAAPTLAVVAEGAHPDYRDALAEAGGVVWRVPERDGHLDLGALLDRLGAGDGLPAGIGSVQSVLVEAGPGLATALLSQDLVDRVLWFVAPKLVGEGMPAVGDLGTARMADALALVESRWETVGGDALLHGFLRPA